A genomic window from Clostridium aceticum includes:
- a CDS encoding Spo0E family sporulation regulatory protein-aspartic acid phosphatase yields MDKISRLKESLNDLLKEKSNATKEEIIRLSRELDEHIVEEQKNRLRLLISDGSDLDKRAR; encoded by the coding sequence ATGGATAAGATAAGTAGATTAAAGGAATCTTTAAATGATTTATTGAAGGAAAAAAGCAACGCCACAAAAGAGGAAATTATCAGGCTAAGCAGAGAATTGGATGAACATATTGTAGAGGAACAAAAAAATCGTCTAAGACTACTAATATCCGACGGAAGTGATTTGGACAAAAGAGCTAGATAA
- the ilvA gene encoding threonine ammonia-lyase → MQTSVNRELYLDDLSFEKSRDRLKDILQKTELIHSSIFSKESGNQVYIKPENLQTTGSFKIRGAYNKIAKLSLEERKKGLIASSAGNHAQGVAYAAEMLGVNATIVMPKTTPLIKVEATKSYGADVRLFGNCYDEAYKEALRLQKKSGAIFIHPFDDLDVIEGQGTISLEIIEELQDVDCLLVPIGGGGIASGIALAAKMMKPDIKIIGVEPEGANAMKISVETNKITYLDTVCTIADGAAVKKPGELTFSIIRDYVDEIVTVSDFEIMEAFLLLLEKHKLTGENAGVLSLAGLKKIEEKNKKVVCVVSGGNIDVVSISSMINRGLVSRGRIFCFSVNLPDVPGELLRVSSILTDLNANVVKLDHNQFQTFDRLMDVQLQVTVETNGHKHIEEIIAKFKTLGYNVTKVY, encoded by the coding sequence ATGCAAACATCTGTGAATCGTGAGCTTTATTTAGATGATTTATCTTTTGAAAAGTCTAGAGACCGTCTAAAGGATATTTTACAAAAAACAGAATTAATCCATAGTTCTATTTTTAGTAAGGAATCAGGAAACCAAGTTTACATCAAACCAGAAAACCTACAAACCACTGGTTCTTTTAAAATACGTGGCGCTTATAATAAAATCGCTAAATTATCCTTAGAGGAAAGAAAAAAAGGCCTTATTGCCTCTTCAGCAGGAAATCACGCTCAAGGTGTTGCCTATGCGGCTGAAATGCTTGGAGTAAATGCCACCATCGTTATGCCGAAAACAACCCCATTGATCAAGGTAGAAGCAACAAAAAGTTATGGGGCAGATGTAAGACTTTTTGGTAATTGTTATGACGAAGCTTATAAAGAAGCCCTTAGATTACAAAAAAAGTCAGGAGCTATCTTTATCCATCCCTTTGATGATTTAGATGTCATTGAAGGTCAGGGAACCATCAGCTTAGAAATTATAGAGGAGTTGCAGGATGTAGATTGTTTATTGGTACCTATAGGCGGTGGAGGTATTGCCAGTGGTATCGCCTTGGCGGCAAAAATGATGAAACCGGATATCAAAATCATTGGCGTAGAACCTGAGGGTGCTAATGCTATGAAAATCTCTGTTGAAACCAATAAAATCACCTATCTTGATACCGTCTGTACCATTGCTGATGGTGCAGCAGTAAAAAAGCCAGGAGAACTTACTTTTTCCATTATAAGAGATTATGTAGATGAAATTGTTACAGTTTCTGACTTTGAAATCATGGAGGCCTTTTTACTGCTTTTAGAGAAACATAAACTTACTGGAGAAAATGCTGGGGTGTTATCTCTAGCAGGACTGAAAAAAATCGAAGAAAAAAATAAAAAAGTAGTGTGTGTAGTAAGTGGAGGTAACATCGATGTGGTATCTATCTCCTCTATGATTAATCGTGGACTTGTTTCAAGGGGTCGGATCTTCTGTTTTTCAGTAAACCTACCTGATGTGCCTGGAGAGCTATTAAGGGTTTCCAGTATCCTGACAGACTTAAATGCAAATGTCGTAAAGCTAGACCACAATCAGTTTCAAACCTTTGATCGTCTGATGGATGTACAGCTTCAAGTAACGGTTGAAACCAATGGCCACAAACATATCGAGGAAATCATAGCAAAATTCAAAACCTTAGGTTATAACGTTACAAAGGTCTATTAG
- a CDS encoding MATE family efflux transporter, translated as MKRNNQLTEGSISQALIKLALPIMGTSFVQMAYNMTDMIWIGRVGSSAVAAVGTAGFFTWLAFAFILIPKIGAEVGVAQSTGRKDIKEAKRYIRHTLQLVVFLALLYGSGLILFRKSLIDFFNLGNPQIHEMATSYLVIVSFGMVFYFINPVFTGILNGYGNSRTPFMLNVVGLLTNMFLDPMLILGIGPFPALGVKGAAIATVIAQFIVTCCFVYNIIKVKGELFDKINLLERPDLEHMKSIVRLGIPAALQSGLFTIFAMVLARIIAQWGPVPIAVQKIGSQIEAISWMTASGFSTAISAFVGQNYGAGKWQRIQKGYYVSLQIVGVIGLIATSLLIFAARPIFTIFLPEADAIAYGVVYLRILGLSQLFMCIEIATAGAFNGLGKTVPPSIIGISFNALRIPLALILSSGSLLGLNGVWWSISMTSVLKGVLLTTWFIALLRKESYKSLDKDVQLT; from the coding sequence CACAAGCTTTGATAAAATTAGCTTTACCTATTATGGGAACGTCTTTTGTGCAAATGGCCTATAATATGACAGATATGATTTGGATTGGCAGGGTAGGCAGCAGTGCTGTGGCAGCTGTAGGTACTGCTGGTTTCTTTACTTGGTTGGCCTTTGCTTTTATTCTTATTCCCAAAATAGGGGCAGAGGTAGGGGTAGCACAATCAACTGGAAGAAAAGATATTAAAGAAGCGAAACGATATATTCGACATACTCTTCAGTTGGTAGTTTTTTTAGCCCTTTTGTATGGCAGTGGGCTTATATTATTTAGAAAATCCCTCATTGATTTTTTTAATCTAGGCAATCCTCAAATACATGAGATGGCTACATCGTATTTAGTTATTGTATCTTTTGGAATGGTTTTTTACTTTATCAATCCAGTATTTACGGGGATTCTAAATGGCTATGGCAACAGTAGAACACCATTTATGCTGAACGTGGTTGGTTTGTTGACCAACATGTTTTTAGATCCTATGCTGATATTAGGAATAGGTCCCTTTCCGGCTTTAGGGGTGAAGGGTGCTGCTATAGCAACGGTGATAGCACAGTTTATAGTAACCTGCTGTTTTGTATATAATATTATAAAAGTTAAAGGAGAATTATTTGATAAAATAAATCTCCTTGAAAGACCAGATCTAGAGCATATGAAAAGCATTGTGAGACTAGGGATACCAGCGGCTTTACAAAGTGGTTTATTTACTATTTTTGCCATGGTACTTGCTAGGATCATTGCCCAATGGGGGCCAGTACCTATTGCAGTTCAAAAAATCGGCTCTCAAATAGAGGCAATTTCTTGGATGACAGCAAGTGGATTTTCAACAGCTATTAGTGCCTTTGTAGGCCAAAACTATGGAGCTGGAAAGTGGCAGCGAATTCAAAAGGGATATTATGTGTCCTTACAAATTGTTGGTGTAATTGGTTTGATTGCAACATCATTATTGATTTTTGCTGCTAGACCTATTTTCACTATTTTTCTTCCAGAGGCAGATGCTATAGCCTATGGTGTGGTTTATTTAAGGATTCTAGGTTTGTCTCAGCTTTTTATGTGTATAGAAATTGCTACAGCTGGTGCCTTCAATGGATTAGGAAAAACAGTACCTCCTTCGATCATTGGAATTTCCTTCAACGCTTTAAGAATACCTTTAGCATTAATACTTTCCTCAGGCAGTCTCTTAGGTTTGAATGGTGTATGGTGGAGTATTAGTATGACCAGCGTACTGAAGGGGGTCTTACTGACAACTTGGTTTATAGCTTTGCTACGAAAAGAATCCTATAAATCATTGGATAAGGATGTACAGCTTACCTAA
- a CDS encoding helix-turn-helix transcriptional regulator — protein sequence MNFSHRLKQLRKEKKITQEDLANQLNKTRSTVAGYETERKEPDYDTLKKIAEFFDVSTDYLLGHSDIPHLYSAKDCITETKARYGLEDKDLPDEAIKQIEDYIEFIKQKYRNNEEVKKKS from the coding sequence ATGAATTTTTCTCATAGATTAAAGCAACTTAGAAAAGAAAAAAAAATAACACAAGAAGACCTAGCAAATCAACTCAATAAAACTCGCTCTACTGTCGCTGGATATGAAACAGAGAGAAAAGAACCAGATTATGATACCCTAAAAAAAATAGCGGAATTTTTTGATGTATCTACAGACTATCTTCTTGGACACTCTGACATACCTCATTTATATTCTGCCAAGGATTGTATTACTGAAACAAAAGCTCGTTATGGTTTGGAGGACAAGGATTTGCCCGACGAAGCCATTAAACAAATTGAAGACTATATTGAGTTCATTAAACAAAAATATCGCAATAATGAAGAGGTCAAAAAAAAATCTTAG